GGCTTCTAATGCATCAATTTATTCCATAACTCTTTGGTAGCAGGGGTTTTCTGCTGCCATTTATCTCATTTATCAGACcctgctctcctgtctccttccctgcagcaatTTCAGCTTCCTGACACAGCCATTACTGATTACAGCTGGTCATTGGCTTTTGCACTTTAAATcagccctcagctcccagcatgATGGCCATGGGGCTATTCCACTTGGCACACTTTATTTTGAAAGGATAGCAATTTCCTCAGAGCTTTCTAACAAATCTTCCACAACACAAAACTTCTagggcagccaggagctgttTCATTGTGTTTTTCAAGTCCAAAGGAAACCTGACTAACAAATTTGGTTTGCTAGAATAGACTTTAATGTCAATCTCTATCAGCCCCCACCTGAGAAAATActctggaagagagagaaataaatggGCAAGACATTTCCAACACTGAGATCTCTCTCCATCATCCCAGAAGAGTTGGGTTTGACTCTCTCTTCAGAAAGGGTCACCCAAGATCATCAAGGGACAACCAGCTCGAGGACAGCCATGTTCCCCCCCAGAGCAAGGGGCATGATTTTCTGTTCATCCTGCCACGATGAGATTGtacatttcttatttttgcTGGGAGCACATGTTCTGCTGAGAGGACAGGAAGTTTCTGTAGAGAGTGTGTGAAAGGAGAAGAGAATCCAAAACCTCTAAGTTTTGCAGTTCCCACAGTCAGTTTTACCGAGTAGCTGCCTACAAGGACCAAAAGGTTTTAAAACTGGTACCAAGAGGTGTTACAGATATATTcaaactttaaaagaaaaagaaacaaaaccaaaaccaaacaaagctaaacaaaaaaccccaaacacaaacaaaaccccccaaaacccaaaacaaaaccaaccaaccaaccaaccaaaaaaccacaaaaacagaCAAAATCAAAATTCAGTGAAGTATTTCCAGTATACCCTAGGTGTAATCTAGTGATGTAGCCTAAGGTCTCTGCCTGCATCTCTCAGTTTATGGTAACTTTCCTTGAGTCTCTGCCTTACTGCTTTCAGAGTTTTTCCCCTAAACAAGGATGTTTTAATTCAGAGTTAATGGAGAACCTGagtggcactggcagtgccacaaGGGGaacacagggctgctggggtgACAGCCACTGTCActgtggagctggggctgaTGTGAGCAGCCCCTACTTTACTGCCATTGCCTGGGACATGGGGAGGCACACCAGCCAACAGGAGGGGGAAAACAACCATGGCCTTTTCTGATTTGCAGCCAAGGAGAGAGAGGTCTGGGGAAGCAGTCAGCAGAGGGAGGCACAAGCACACAGATCCTGTGCAAACCTCAGCCCCTGGCATCCTTCCAAGCTCCAGAATGCAGGCAGAGGGCTTCAAACAGTTCTGAAAAActatttatttcacttttttcacATTTATGTTTAGCTCTTGGAGATCAGATGGGAGACTTAGCAAATGAGGAAGCTGAAACATTCTCATTCAAGAATGTATTGTCTGAATTATTCATTATAATCTTCATTCTCCTGTGGATTTTTCAGCATTTGAGTTTTATGAGGATTGTGGATTCTCCCTCTTTTATATTATCTTACTTAATGAATTGCAGGAGCTTTCCCATTTACTCCTTCATGCTCCAAAATCTCAGCAGAGAGTCAGCATTCAGTAGATTTAGAGAAAATTTtccttaatattttttatttttgagaaaaaatatcttcaaaaaGATAAACATGTCATTAATATATGCATGTGTATGCATATACAATGCAAATTTCTCTCCTGGGCTTCTGATAGATGTATAAGCTGTTTACCAACTGCTCctgtgagctggtggcagacATTAAgtggggcagcagctgtggggctgcttcAAAACACCCCTTTGAAGAGCAGAGGTGTGACACCGGTCCTTacacagcagctgaacaggAAAACAGCCCTTCATCTGCTGCATCTGCAATCAGACATCACCCCTCACCCCACCAAGGGTGGCAGGAACATCACAGGGAAATCTGCATTGGTATTGatcttcaagaagaaaaaagctaCTTTGAATCGCAAaaggacacagagcagcagtACCACCTCGTGATTTTGCAGGATTTCCACAGTGGGatgaacagaaaagaaaattatgcaCCTATTTGTCCTTCCTTAGTATGTGCATATGCTCCCCTTTGGCACTGCCACAGCCTTGAAATGCAGGGTTTGTGATTCTCTGCAGAGAGGTGAGATGAAAAACCTTCTTTGCCCACAGCCAGCACACTCTGAGGGGTCATCCCACCAGCAGTGAGGGTCTGTGTGCCTCATCCATCTTCCCAAGCCACCTCAGGGCTTCCTGTCAGCCAAGCACATCCAGGAGAAGGAGATTTTCTTCCCAAAACTCAATGTTCCTGAGGCACATGCTCCATTAAACAATGGCTAGCCAGAGGCTGACTAAAACATCTGCCTGAAATCCAGACTGCTGCCTTTTGTGCTGAAATGTTtccagctggcactgccccagcagcaggttttttcttctccatgggCATGTGCAATTCAAAACCTGCAGTGGCTACAGCCTCTGAATTGAAAAGCAAGTAATGCAAATCCTATTGGCACCAGGGAACTGTTATCTTACTGAAGTTTATGGATTTCACAGAGTCTGAGGGCAGAGGGCTCCGTGCCAAGTGAGAGGTGTGAACTCTCTTTTTGGGGTCTCACACTGCACAAGTCACTGCTTACAGTCAGGTAACTCTGGGCTGAGACTGATGACAATGTTTGGAAACTCTGTTAGTCCTCAGGCAGTAAAATAATGTTCCAGAAACAAAACATCTGCCTGCCTGCTCTGTATCTGCCTTACATCTCTGTATCCACCTTGTTTGTATCAGACAAGATGTGTCTGATCAGTGAAACACAGTGGAAAATACTTATTAACCTCTATTGACAGAGTCTCAGTGTAACCACTTCATTAATTTATCCCTGATTAGAGTCTGTTTATCCAGTCTAGTATCATTCCCTTTTAAATACTGGTTCATGTTGACTCTCCATCAGTCCTCTGGCACCTCTCCAGTTTTCCAAAATCTGTTAAGATCTAAAATTAGTGAGAGTACTGAGCTTCTGGTCTTAAGAATGGAAGTGTACATGACCCCAGGTTTCTGAACATAAAGTGTTTGTATTTAGCAGGTGATGTTTCACCTGATCCTCCTCAGCTACAGATTGTAAATTATTTCATCTGGTATGGATAGATCCTACTACCTTGCTCTGATATAGTAAAGCAGTAATTATGAACACTTGGTGTGATGTTTTTCCCACCTGATGATATAAATGGTAAGATTGTAAATAACAGAGAAGCTATTCCTAAATTAAGATTGCCAGTGATATTATAATGTCTTCTTACTGTCTAAACACACTTAAgtttttatatttctgtttctgttgCCTTGCATTCTCAATAATCTGCTTGCAATATACATTTTATGGCAATGAATATCTCTTGTGAACTCCTCCTTCagatctgtctgtctgtcatcTGTCTATCTTCTCTGTTGAAATATTGATCTGGTCTGACAAAATATTAATCCACTGATGTTTAAATAATCTCTGTAGTTGCAGGTGTAGTAATCTTTCTCATTTGGTGAGGCCAAAGTTGTGAGTGATAGGCTATCTAAGAGATATTTCATGTTTTTAATTAGCATCTTCTCCAAACAGTGATCTTTCAGCTCTGGTCCACAGACCTCCTCCTTTTTGAAGGGTCCAGTGGAGGGAAGAAGGGTCCTTCTGGACTGTGACTCAAGTTCCTTCTGAACAAGATGGACATGGATCTCTCAGGGAGGTCAGGATAGGAGCTGGCAGGTTGTAACCACCACAGAACAAGAGCTTCACTGTCTGTAGCTTCAGGAAACCAAAGCCATGGAAagaagctgctctgcagggacaccaggctcttttctccagaaacactgcccagcacatccctgtgtggctgtgcctggctccagcccatCTCTCCAGGCACAGCATCCCAGCACTTATCTCCTCAcactcccagcccacctgctGGCTCCTCCTCGCTCacatccagccctggctggaacATCGTGCACTTGGCACGAGGATGCTCCCAGGACAGCACAGCAGACATCCTCTAGACACCCTGGGCAAACATGAAGAGCCTGCCATATATCCAGTCCCCCTGCTTTTTGCTCCATCCcccagcagctggcagcagttTATCCACCCGAGCAGGACAGCTCCCACTTGGATGAGGTATTTGGGTGCTCCTGCCAAGGCAGGAGGAACATCTGCAGCGAGGAGCTGGGACTACATCCTACTTCCATAACCAGCAAGAGCTGCCAGCAGGGGAGGAGGTTTCTGTGAGCACGAGATTGCTGGCAAAAGCTGATGCATCTGTGTGCTTGACTCTTTAACCTGCTCGTCCTTCCCTGAACCCATccccttcttccctcccttccccttccccctcctccttttGCTTCTGGGCACTCCCTTCCGTGGATCTCCCCGCCTGCCAGGCCAGCTCCGCGGGGCGTGGGTGCCTCCCCACCGTCCCTCAGAGCCTGCCACAGCACGTGTGAAACTGCAGAGCATCTGCTTCAGTCAGTTGCTCGGTTATTTGGTATCACAGAAATAAcaaataaagaggaaaacagtGATTTAAACACACAGGCACACAAGCATTAACGAGCAGGTGATTAGAGAGACAGTAAGGGAAGGCAGAGCTTGCCAAGCACTGACTGATGGGCCATTAAAGGAGCTACTCTGGCTTTGGAGAGGATCTGACTCAATATTGTAACTGATAAGATGGAGAAAACATGATTAGTGTGAAATTAGAGGTGTATTTGAGGGAGCTTGAATAAAACTTACTCCAGGATGTTTACAGAAATGACCAAAGACACAGGAAGGGAAGGATCAGGGTGGAACAAGTATGGGAAGATGACAAGGAAGGAGGTTGGAAGGATCAGACATGACAGCAAGTGTTTGGGCAGGACAatcacctggctgggccctggcCCTGATCCATGCAGTCTGGCCTGCCTTCTTATTAAATCCCATCCCTGATTACCTTTGCTGTGTGCCAGGCCCTGGAAAAGACTCAAGGTCTGAGCCAGGGCTGGTTGAGGGAGCCAGGATAGAGGACACTGGACAGGCTTTTCAAGGGATCCTTGAGTGTGGAGTGCCTGTGAAGGCAAAGAATATGGGAGAGGATTGAGGGGAAAAGAGAGCCACAAAAGCAACAAGCAGCAAAGATTCTCTGTCTCTACACTGAGGGATCTAAATACACTGGCAGAACAAAGCATCCATAAAAATGATTATGTTTGTTCAAAGTTACATGGCAGTAATTTTTTGGGTGCCACCCTGGAACTCTGCTGTCAGTAGACATTCCCCAGTCACCATCTCAAATGCTGTTTGTGAGGGTGCTGTGCTTCAGACTTGAATTAAATATAGTCTCAATTGCAACAAGAAAGAAACTGCAGGTTTTTTTAAGTAATTACAGTTGCTAAGAGGTGTTCAGCACAGACAGGCTACTGAGAAAGCAGGTCCAATGAATAAGATAAATTCAGTGGAACTGAAGTACCAGGAGAGAACCTGCAAGGAGCATAGGGCAATTCCATTCCAGCTGCTTTCAAGCAGCCCTCATTTGTATTGACAATgtgaggaaaagcagcaccAACAGCTGCTGAGTTAGAAAGTTGTTTTAATGATTTTGAGGGCAACCATTTTCAACTCTTTGAAAGAAGGGAATAATGTTTGAAAACCAAAGGGTTGAGGTTCTGTCTTCAGAGATGGAAAAACAACTGTCCATTCAGGTGCCTAAgtgaaaaatcaaaacaattccACCATCCTTGTGTGTGGAGCTTTGAGCTGCTGTGACTGCAAAGCAATCAAACAACCATGGTATCACTGTCAGAAAACACTGCTCCAAAATGGATTCCAGTAAAGCCTGAAAAACAGAGCACAGCCTGGAACACCCCAGGTTGCACTCTTGTCATTCTACATGTAGCAGTCAAACACAAAGTCTGAAAAGTAGGTCTTGGACCTTTGTTTTCTCTACTCTTGTGAGCTTCTACAGGCACAGAAAGGATTTATTCTTCTTGTACAAAGCTATGAAGGGAATTAGATCAGGCTTAGGCAGCTGCAAGCTAACAGAGAGCCTTGCCACCAGCAATTCCTTGAGCTGCTGCCATTGACAGCAGTACAGTATTCCCTGATAAGAGAAATACCAACAGATAAGCACCTGGGAAAGTATTTGTTACATAATTACTTTTTACTAAGACTCAAATCAGAAAAATGGCACATATTTTCATCTCTAGGCAATAAAACTGTAAATATGTGCTTTATGTCTTTAAAATTCAGTAAAAGAGTTTGTATAATGATGTTCAGAAATTATTTGTGTTGATAAGTACTGTTGTGTCACCCTTCATAACTAAGCTTAAGAGATGAGCTCGTAGCTCTCCACCTGCTTAAAACTGAGGTAGGGATATTTCAGTTAGGAAATATTTCAGATATTTCTCTTATCAGATGTGTCAGATAAGAGAAAACACTGAGTTCTTTTGACAGTTCTTCTGAGTGAAAGACACAtcagcacacaggcagcagggaTACTTGCTGGTACTCAAGTATCAGCTTCATgctcagccagcacagctgaatgCCAAAGCCTGGTCAGGAGGAGCTCTGGCAGGCTGGAGGAGTGGTCACATCATCTTAAGTTTAGCACAAACTGGATGTCAAAAGACAATTAGAAGAGAAACCAACACTGCCAGTATAAAATCTGCTGTTTCCCTAATGAACTGagagaattcccaaattcaCCAGTCTTGACAAAGGCCATCTCTGTAAACTGGTCTTGCTAATTACAagccttgtttttctctttcatcCTGTGAATCTTATAAATATAACAGTGACATTCAATCTTTTTTACATTGACAATGCTGAAAAATGTAAGTAATATCTAGGTAATTCACTGTCTCAAAGTGGGAAGGATCTGTCAACTCATATAAAGTGGAACATGAATTCTCATGCTATTTATTTGAAGTGAAATATCCATGGGCTGCATGAAATGCACACTCATGGTTTTAAAATACAGACAGAAGCATCCAGCAATATTGCAAAAATATTGAGGAGTAGTCAGGTAAAATGAGGCAATGCCAGAATAATGTCTTATATGTGTTTCAACTTCTAAAAATCtttcttgaggaaaaaaaaatcacatgaaaTCATAAAAAGTTACCTGCAATTTTAATTCCTGGTTTCGAATGCCCAACTATGTCTTTTTTATGGACTGAGAAAATGGCTGTACCAAATGTTCTCACTACTTCTGTGTGTGCTGATAGCAATAATTTCTGACAATAAATTTGAGCTGGCTATACACCATATCTATTTTTCATGAAATTCTTTAAAGGCTGTTTTCATGTCCACtggaatattttgtttttagGAATCTCTAAAGTTAGAAAGAGAGATTCACTAAACTAAAGTGACAAAATAGACAGGTTATCTGGTAATTGCTCTGTTTCCACTATTTAACTGCAAAGTATGCAAAAAGTCCTGTCTTTAAAAAGTACATCCAGAGCACTCCAAGCATAAAAGAATCCATAATGAAAGGCTGAAGGGACATTCATTGCAGCAATGCTTTATTTCTCTACATTGCAGTAACTCTCTATATGCCATTAAAACTTTCTGAGAATATAAGTTTCACAGTTGCTTCAGAGTATCTTTCAGTCATTTCTCTAACAGAGCTCATCCAAATTTAAGCTAAAACTTTCCAAGTGGTCTAAATAAGATGAGGAGATCATCAGCAGTCATTGTCAATGAGGTCTTTTAAATATTGCACTCATACTGCTTATTTTGACTAGGAGCTGTAAGTCCTCTATTTCTCATCTTGAGTCTGCTTCCATCTTAGGCTCAAATAAATGAAGAATATCCATGAGACAGGTGGTCAAATGTACACTGCTAACTCATGCCTAAAACTAAGTTTAGGTACCCTTGGTCAACAGTCTAGAGATAGGAAGTATTAATAACAAATTTTTTGTAACTACCTCAAACACACCTACTGGTTTACATAACAACAGTCTGTTCTGCTGGTCAATTATCAAGAGTTTTGGCATCTCaaagtattttcattaaatCCCCTCATGAGTGAAGGTAAGTACAATCCCTCATCTTCATGGAGTGTCTCAGTAGCCCAGGtacaggcagctgctgcagagctgatgTCACAGCAGCACATTCAAAGAAAACATTACATAGCTgcacttaaaataaattaattgtgCCAACAAGAGCTTCTCTCTATTCATAACAAAGGCTGTCCAAATGCCAGGATCAGGTGTGGATGTTAATAATGTGACATTTGAAGTTAGATGAGATGAATTCTGCCCAGAAATGCCACATATCATCTGTGCATGTCACTTTCCCCTAAATATTACCTAGTGTGGATTTCATATTCTCCCTGGAGTTTTGCACTCCATGCTCCCAACACCTGTGAATCCACAAAACACCCCTACAGGAAGGCATATGCTACTAAGTCAATGAATACTTCCTCTTTGACTAATTCATACTGGCACCTGACAAAAACACTTTGGGGATAGACAAAAAGACATTTCAGTTGTGACTCTTTCACAATAACCAGTATTTATATCTGTGGCTCAGCACTGGCCATTGTTACTTTATTGTTCAGCATCCTTCACTTAaattctttccttgtttttcttgctCAGCTCCAAGGAAATGTCAGTCAATGCTCTGGCCTCACTTTGGCCCTTTGAAGTCTCATAACCCTTAACTACCACAAGGGACTGTGGCTGACATTAACCAGTGTCTTATATTGTTTGGAATAAAGATTGATGCTTGTACTTACAATGGATCTTATACAGTTAACTGAAATATATGATGACCATTTACCAGCTTTTTAGCTTTATGTCAAAGCATTTGTAACCAGAAAAATGAGGAATAATAAGACTTTTAGTTATAGGAAGGAAAAAGTGAAGTTTCTATGTCTATAGGTCAGGCTTCTCTACATTTCCAGCACTCCCCTTTCTATCTAAGCATGACATGGATACTTAAGGTAAGCCAGATTACACAGTTCATTTCCTTACAGGTCTcaagaaattatttataaaacCAAACCCACCAGAACAGTAACCACTCTAATACACATAAATTTTCACTTTACGGACATCTTTGTCTTCACATTCTCTTTGCCTGTTGTAATAATAGAATGTATTGTCCTTTCTCTGGAGTTTCTTAACAAATCCAGTTTCTGGCCAGCACTCTACCTACAAGCAGAACAAAAAGGATATAAAATCACCTGAACATGCTCACATTAAATGATGTTTGTGCATGATATTGCAAGGAATATAGGGTATACTTTCATAGGAAACCCTAATTTGCATCTAAATACTATTTTCAGATTGAGAACAAGATGACAGAAACCACTTTTCAGGTTGAGTATAAAGTTATGTGATCTGAAAAGCCTAGAAATAGGAATCTAATGATATTTAAAAGGCTAATTTAAAATTGGACAAGTCAAAGATTTTAAAACACCTTGTTTAGGAATATAACATTGATGTTATTCAGTTATTCAGTAATCTGAGAGGCTGCAAGTGTCTGCTTCTGTAAGACTGACATATATTTCAAGATTTCCTTCAGATCCTTCTGACCatgaaaaatgtgcttttcattagtattttaatgaaaataaagtaaGCTTCAGACTGTATCAGTCTCAAAGACAATAGGATCAGTCCCACATCAACTCAGCATCACCCTGGTGCTCTTCACTGTTTCATTTAAAGGTGTAAACCTTTAATTTAAAGACTTCAGCATTTGCACATTTAACAGCTTTATGGCTTTAGAAGCTCTTTCACCTTGAGCATCTATGACTGCTTCTGATTAACTAAACCTTAAAAATCAGGTAATAAGCATCTTATTTCTCTTCCAGGCAGAGCTGACAACAGGATGTCAGACTAGAGCATTCCCTAACTGGAAGCCCCAGAAGTGGTTTCATCACTTACCTTATGGCTTCAGGCATACAGCTGTGTTATTTGCATTGTCTGTCTAAACATAACAACCTTAATATTCATTCCACCTACATTATAATTGCATCTTTAGTAACAACTGCATTATAGACTAATGGGGACTCAACAAGAAATTTTGGAATATGTAAGTTGAAAGGGAATCACTGCCAGGCCCTGGCATGCTGGAACTGAATGCTCACTCACATTGCAATTAGTCAGTGGTATTCTTTAACTTTCATCAGGGTTTaactgccaggggctgtgccctgccataAATCTTGAACACACAGATCCTACCACAATAATTACGTGATTTCCTTCTGCACTTACTGAAAATTGTACCACAGCCTTTGCAGTGGTATCAGAGCccacaataaaataataaatggcaTTTTATTATGCACATCAAAGTGTTTTGCTGTGTTTCGAGTTAACTTGATGGGGAGTGAGTTTCTTGGAACTTTCTGTGGTTTCTTATGTGCATGGCAGGTcagcatattttaaaagtgtGTTCTTTGTACTATATTTGCTGCTTTAGAAGCTAAATTACAGAGCTGTAATAAAAATGCTATATTGTTTGCTGTATTAACctgttggttgctgttttgAACCTAGAGTAACCATGGAAATTTGGCCACTACTCAATAGCTCATTTGATGTGCTGGGGAGCATCACTAACAGCTGCAGTGAGCAGAGGCACAAGTCCCTGGTGTTGACAAGAGCCTGTGTCACAACTGCCTTTAGTACAGCTCAAATATTTGCATTGTGGACATCATTTTGATAGAGGCCAAGCTCTGAATGTGCACAAAGCCTGACTGTGCTACCACACAATCCAAGTGCAAACTGAAGCAGTAGCAGTGCACAGGACTGACTCCACGGACAATCAACAAGTTTCCTATCAAGTCTATTGACAGACTAATGGGGAAGCTTCAGGGAGCTCACTTGGAACATTTCTTTCCTGAACACTGAATGATTCCTTTGGAGATCAGCTACATCTGTTCAAAGAGATCTGTGATGCTTCTAAATGCATCAGAGATGGGGAACAAAACACTGGCTGGGTAGTATTTCTGCTTCACTTCTGTGAAATGAGTTATTCTACACAGTTAACAATAGCTCAAGAATTCAAGTCAGACCTGTGAGGAAAGCCACTGTATCAGAACCTAGCctaaatgaaaggaaataagCAGCACCTCCATTTTTATTTAACCATTTTATATGAGACAGAAGTTTAAAGTAGCAACTCTTACAAAGTTCTAAATCTTACCTGATCAACTTGTTTTACTTGTTTATATTCCACCTCATCTCTGTATCCAGCTTGCTGAAATCTGTATAAGTTCTCTACAACATCTGACCATATTTTGGCACGATGCATAGATTTTGGTTTGATGTCAGCTTCAGTCATGACTTCAGAAACTTTAGGCATCTTCCTGAAATTagacttaaaaaaattagagaagACAGAAGCAAGTGATTTTGTTGGGGACATAGAGTAATGGAtagaacaaaattttaaaataaaggaattaCAGAGTTCAAAGTCTGAggttaaaaaagggaaaagttaTAAGCAGTTGGAATCCAATTAAATGCATTACTTGATCTCAAACACAACTCATCTGTACTTTTGTGTATATCTTGACTCAACCCTCCTAAAATTTAACTGTGCATATTgatgaattaaaaaatactaaatGCAGTAATTTTGAATTTCCCATCTTGGCAGTTGCTGTCCCCttggggcaggcaggcagacttccagatttttctttcttgctccTGAAGCGGCCCCAAACTGGGAACCACAGAATGAAGATCTGGGCTGTTACTGAAGAACAGCAAACACTCaggatgggagaggaggagaaaagagaaatgcaCAGTCAGTGACATGGCCACAGTGCCAATGGCAGATGAGGTCCTCAGAGATAAACTGGATAAGGAGACAAGGCACACAGCCTGCCAGAATTCACCTTTCTGCCTTTGCTGAAGCAAACAGGCTgccactgacttcctcctcacacAAAACGCATTTGTTCAGTCTGCTGAGACACTGCAAACAGGTTAATCAGCTGCTAAACCTGAATAGAGCAGAACTGGGACAAGCTGGAACTCAAACtcaaaaggaaattaattaaatagataaatgagaaaaaacccaaacaaactaaaaacaacagcaacaaaaaagcaattaaaaattgCAGACAGTGGATACTCGCCAGGGACGGATTTgaactacattaaaaaaataaataatttgatttCTGATTTTCATTGTATTTGCTTTCCTAAGCATATCTTATTTTGCTGTTCAAATAGAACTTTTGTTGCTTCTGCCAGCAAAACACACCCATCACTACCATGCCTAGCAGGTATGATCAGAGATGAGTCCTTTCCCAGTTTTGGAATGTCACCAAGCTTCAGCTTCATAACTAGCAAAGTATCTCCAAGGAATGAAAGCTTCTGGATTTTACAGTGAGCAGATGAATAGTTTCCTTCCCTCTGGGCACCATGCTGCCTCCAAACCCTGCCCAATTTCTTTATTTGGCAAGTTCCTATATCAACAGAGAGCTTGAAAAGTTGAATGCTGAAATCATATCAAATGCAAAATGTCACTAAGTGAGTCTtttagaaaagcagaaattgggaaaaaaagtcttGCACCACAtgataaaaatatttggaaaaattaTATCAGGAATTATTGTTATCACAATGTGGACTAGCAGAAAGAAGCCTGCACACCTGTCACCTGTTTGTATGagagccagcagcagacaaagaaagGGCCTTTCATCTCTTATCAAATACATTTATTAGAGACcaataaaaatatgtaaaaggGCATTTTTCTGGCACCACTAAACCATTTCTTGCAGTTCAGTACTCCAAGCATTCTTTTACCaggcactgcagcagttttcaATTGAAAGCAGCCATTCACTAAactaaaaaagtaattttcccaCCTGGTTATGAGGTATCAAACACAAATTAACAGGATAAGCACAGATGCCTATTCTAAATTCAGGGTAGTAA
This Agelaius phoeniceus isolate bAgePho1 chromosome 5, bAgePho1.hap1, whole genome shotgun sequence DNA region includes the following protein-coding sequences:
- the MEIG1 gene encoding meiosis expressed gene 1 protein homolog isoform X1 yields the protein MPVDRHCELMVTQEEPDLPTCVEEKPSLGESSMSSKEVLNTKDMKMPKVSEVMTEADIKPKSMHRAKIWSDVVENLYRFQQAGYRDEVEYKQVKQVDQALHTQGSLEKPVQCPLSWLPQPALAQTLSLFQGLAHSKGNQGWDLIRRQARLHGSGPGPSQVIVLPKHLLSCLILPTSFLVIFPYLFHPDPSLPVSLVISVNILE
- the MEIG1 gene encoding meiosis expressed gene 1 protein homolog isoform X2, whose translation is MPVDRHCELMVTQEEPDLPTCVEEKPSLGESSMSSKEVLNTKDMKMPKVSEVMTEADIKPKSMHRAKIWSDVVENLYRFQQAGYRDEVEYKQVKQVDQVECWPETGFVKKLQRKDNTFYYYNRQRECEDKDVRKVKIYVY